From Mesotoga infera:
AACTTCCTCGCGAATGAGATCCGTGTTTCTCTGTTTCTCATCAAATACTCCCATTGAATGAAGGCTATTATTTCCAAAACAAGAATGTTGAAGTGAAAAAGAATCTCTGCAAATTCGAATTCACTGTAATCTCCTAGAAGGGAAGTAGTAAAGGGAACCGTAGTAACAAAAAAGAGATTCAGCAAACTGAGCCAAAGATGCTTATAATCAGTGTTCTTAAGAATGTGTGTTCTTCTGATAGTAGAGATCCAGATTGAACCAATCACAAAGAAAGATATGAAGTAGCTCAGAAATTCATAATTCTTGCCGAAGACAAACTTCACCAAATCGCTTTGATCTGCAATCTGAGCTCTGGTTGGCACCTCAAGTGATAGGACGAGAATAGTCATAGCTATGGCAAAAACGCCATCGGTAAGAGCCTCTATCCTGTTAACATGTATTTCGGGACCAGAAATCCCCCTATTCAAGCTATCTCCTTGCTAATAAGCAATGCCAACCCTCTTCTGAGAATACTCAGAAGTGAACAACTGCTTGAAAGCAAATTCAGCTACATCCTGAACAGAGATCTTCTCTCCATTTTCAGGAAGAAAATCTGCAGAAACCCTGTAACTCTGATTTCCTTCAGAAAAGGACATGAAGGGCGGGCAAACAACAACCCAGTCAAGTTCAGAAGTCTTCAGGATTTCAAATGCATCCAGGAATTCTCTCGAAGACTTTTTCAGATACTGAGGATAGTTCGGGGAATCAAGCCTGAGCTCTCTAGGGGACAGCTGCAAAATACCTGAATTGGCTATAGAAACTATTTTATCGACTTCGGCATCTCTCGCGCCATTTACTATGTTTCTTGTAGCTACCGCTAGAGTATCATTCACGCTACCTGAATTATCTGGACCCAGAGCGCTGATAATAGCGTCTTGACCCCTGATTGCGTCCCTTACGCTCTGACTGTTGAAAACATCTCCTTGGAAGATCCTTAGATTCTCTTTTCGCACAGTTAACTTGGAGACGTTCCCAACGAAAATTGTGACTATGTGATTATCGTTCAAGGCCCTATCAAGAATGACCCTACCCACTCTTCCGGTACCGCCAAAAATAATTATCTTCAAGTCGGTTTACCCCCTTTCAACTATCTCTATAACAATAATATAGACTCTCATGTCCAAAACCAAACGGAGATAGTTAATGCAGCCCCATTATTGAAATCGGAAAGCCAGTTATTTGAAACATGAGGCTCATGACTTTCCCTTCAATTATACATCTACTCAAATCGTCCCAATTAAATGTTATTACAGTCCCAAATTTCAGCTCTATCAGCGGCCCTAAGAACGACATCTGGGCTGAATTCGGTTATAATTTATCTACTAGAGACTACTACGGAGGTAATGATTTTGAAACTTATCGATGTAGGTCGCTACTTGACAGTTCTTGGAATGATCGGGCTTGTAATCTTGACGCTCTGCCTCGCTGGATTCGACAGCTATGAGAGCAAGACTCTCTATGCAGGAGATTCTGGAAAGAGTTTTGCCACTGTCCTTCTCCGGCCTGGCCAAAAGCTAAGAGTGCGGATGGACGAGAAAATTATGATCGGCAACAGCGCGTATCTAGTAGTGGAAAGGGACGGAGAAGAAGTCACCAATTTGGCCGATGATTGGGAACAAACAAGTAATGAATTGATCTTTGAAGGCAATGGAGAGTATAGCTTGAAAGTCATTTTCGAGGACTCTTCTGCAGACAGAAGAAGCGCGGAGATTGAGATCAAATGGTTGATCGTGAATTGATCAACTTCATTGTGATCGATTTTCGGGAGTACTAAATGGAGGAAGCCGAAGCAGTAAAAATGAGCAATAACGGGCCGGTAACTTCGAAGAGTCTGATCTCCGACCTTAAACAACTTGGAGTAAAAAGAGGAATGGTATTGTTGGTGCATTCCTCTCTGAGCAAACTAGGTTGGGTCTGTGGCGGTGCCGTTGCTGTAGTGAAGGCACTTGAAACGATTCTGGACGAGGATGGAACACTGGTTATGCCGGCTCATTCCGGAGATCTCAGCGAGCCGTCTAACTGGTCAAATCCCCCGGTTCCGGAGAGCTGGTATGACACAATAAGAAGGACAATGCCCCCCTTCAACAGAGCCGAAACCCCTACCAGAGGAATGGGTGTAATCTCCGAGACCTTTAGAAAGATGAAGGGTGTCATCAGGAGCGATCACCCGCAGGTTTCTTTTACTGCTAGAGGCAAGAGAGCCTCTTACATAGTCGATAACCACGAATTGGAGTTTGGAATGGGAGAAGGATCACCTCTTGCCAGACTGTATGACCTAAATGCTTACATATTGCTCTTAGGGGTGAGTCATAAGAATAACAGCTCTTTACATCTTGCAGAGTACCGCGCCGATTTTCCATCTAGAAGACTTTGTAAAGACGGAGCCCCTATAAGCGAAAATGGAAAGAGAGTCTGGAGGGAGTTCGTTGACTACGAGCTAGATACGGATGACTTTGAAACGATAGGAAGGGCTTTCGAAGAAGCCTTTTCACCAATTGTCAACAGAGGAGTTGTCGGATATGGAAAAGCACTTTTGATTCCCCAGGTAGAGTTGGTGGATTTCGCGGTTGAATGGATGACAAAGAACCGAAAGTAAGACCATGGACTATTTCGAAAGAATGACTGATCTGCCCCAATTTGAGGAATAGTTTATAATGTAGGAGATATAAGGAAGGAGGAGAAATATGACCAAACTCGTACTGGTAAGACATGGAGAAAGCACATGGAACAAAGAGAACCGCTTCACTGGCTGGACCGATGTTGATCTCTCAGAAAAGGGCAGAGAGGAAGCAAAGAAAGCCGGGAAAGTACTGAAGGCCGATGGATACGATTTCGATCTTGCATATACTTCAGTTCTAAAGAGGGCAATAAGAACCTTATGGTACATAATGGACGAAATGGATTTCATGTGGATTCCGGTGATTAGAGACTGGAGGCTGAACGAGAGACATTACGGAGCCCTTCAGGGTCTTAACAAAGCCGAAACCGCTGCAAAACACGGCGAGGAACAGGTGAAGATCTGGAGGAGAAGCTATGATATTCAGCCGCCTGCGCTCGAAGAGAGTGACGAGAGGTTTCCCGGGCATGACCCGAAATACAGGTCTCTTTCAGACGAAGAACTCCCCAGAACCGAGTGTCTTAAGGACACTGTAGCAAGATTCCTGCCACTTTGGAAAAATGAGATATCAACAGAGATAAGGTCTGGAAAGAAAGTGCTAATTGTAGCCCACGGAAACAGCCTTCGTGCACTGGTCAAATATCTGGACAATATTCCTGACGACGAGATCGTAGGATTGAACATTCCAACTGGAATACCTCTTGTTTACGAACTGAATGACGATCTAAAACCAATAGAGCATTACTATTTGGGCGATCCGGAAGAGATTGCAAAGGCACAGCAGGCAGTTGCGAATCAGGGGAAAGCAAAGTAATATCAGTCAACATAAAGAGAAGCTACCCTCTGGGTAGCTTCTTCTATTTGTAGTGTTTCTTATTCCTTTCTCAAGTTCATATGAGCGTTTTCAGCTGCAAGAGTCAACGGATAGGCAGTGGGGGCGGCCGTAAGGAGCGGATGGGAACCGATTTGCATCGTAAGAAAATCGTTCACGGTTATTCCTTTCTGTAGACCGAGACCGATAATATTGACCATCTCTCCAACGCTCTTTCCGCCTGCCATCTGCGCGCCAAGAAGAATTCCGCTCTCCTTGGAGAAGATCATCTTGACAAAGATTTCCGACTTGTCGGGAAGCGAACCGGGGTGTCTATCTATTCCCTTTGCAATCCCAACCACGTAATCAAAGTTCTCCATCTTTGCCGTACACTCCGTGAGTCCCGCGGCGGCGATCGTTAAACCTGCTACTGAAGTGGAGAATACTCCGAGATTTCCGTGATTCTCCCTTACCATCTTGAGGCTGAAAAGGTTCGAACCGGCAACTCTTGCCTCAAAAGCAGCTGTGGACGCCAGCATCAGTCTACTTGGCTTTCTCGTGAAGAAGCACTTGTGTTCGACGCAGTCACCAGCGGCAAAGACATCGTCAACACTGGTTCTCATGTATTCATCGGCCCATATTCCACCGGTTATACCCCTGTGAACGGGGATATTTTCCAAAAGCTTCACGTTCGGTCTGTAACCTATTGCAAGTATCACCATATCTGCTTCGATTTCTTCACCGTTGTCAAGTATAACTCCGGAGACCTTGTCCTCTCCCTTGATCTCACAGAGCTTCATTCCGGTGCGCAGTCTCATGCCTTTCTTCTCGAGTCGTTCGCTTACCATGGTTCCAAATTCCCTGTCAAAAGCTGCCATAAGTATCTGGTCAACGGCTTCTACAAGGTAGACT
This genomic window contains:
- a CDS encoding AAC(3) family N-acetyltransferase; its protein translation is MEEAEAVKMSNNGPVTSKSLISDLKQLGVKRGMVLLVHSSLSKLGWVCGGAVAVVKALETILDEDGTLVMPAHSGDLSEPSNWSNPPVPESWYDTIRRTMPPFNRAETPTRGMGVISETFRKMKGVIRSDHPQVSFTARGKRASYIVDNHELEFGMGEGSPLARLYDLNAYILLLGVSHKNNSSLHLAEYRADFPSRRLCKDGAPISENGKRVWREFVDYELDTDDFETIGRAFEEAFSPIVNRGVVGYGKALLIPQVELVDFAVEWMTKNRK
- a CDS encoding 2,3-diphosphoglycerate-dependent phosphoglycerate mutase, whose amino-acid sequence is MTKLVLVRHGESTWNKENRFTGWTDVDLSEKGREEAKKAGKVLKADGYDFDLAYTSVLKRAIRTLWYIMDEMDFMWIPVIRDWRLNERHYGALQGLNKAETAAKHGEEQVKIWRRSYDIQPPALEESDERFPGHDPKYRSLSDEELPRTECLKDTVARFLPLWKNEISTEIRSGKKVLIVAHGNSLRALVKYLDNIPDDEIVGLNIPTGIPLVYELNDDLKPIEHYYLGDPEEIAKAQQAVANQGKAK
- a CDS encoding pyridine nucleotide-disulfide oxidoreductase, translated to MKKDVVIVGGGPAGIVTATTAKKTYPDKSVVVIRKEREGVVPCGIPYIFHTFPTVDANTMPIKGAQDLGIDFIFDEVSEISTDSKMVKLSGGESIEYEKLVITTGSQPIFPPIKGSKLPGVFTIAKDKEYLKTVYAATKSAKKVVVVGGGFIGVEVSDEILSDGKEVYLVEAVDQILMAAFDREFGTMVSERLEKKGMRLRTGMKLCEIKGEDKVSGVILDNGEEIEADMVILAIGYRPNVKLLENIPVHRGITGGIWADEYMRTSVDDVFAAGDCVEHKCFFTRKPSRLMLASTAAFEARVAGSNLFSLKMVRENHGNLGVFSTSVAGLTIAAAGLTECTAKMENFDYVVGIAKGIDRHPGSLPDKSEIFVKMIFSKESGILLGAQMAGGKSVGEMVNIIGLGLQKGITVNDFLTMQIGSHPLLTAAPTAYPLTLAAENAHMNLRKE
- a CDS encoding DUF1211 domain-containing protein, giving the protein MNRGISGPEIHVNRIEALTDGVFAIAMTILVLSLEVPTRAQIADQSDLVKFVFGKNYEFLSYFISFFVIGSIWISTIRRTHILKNTDYKHLWLSLLNLFFVTTVPFTTSLLGDYSEFEFAEILFHFNILVLEIIAFIQWEYLMRNRETRISFARKFSRALIWFTIERFMFSKYSFH
- a CDS encoding NAD-dependent epimerase/dehydratase family protein; protein product: MKIIIFGGTGRVGRVILDRALNDNHIVTIFVGNVSKLTVRKENLRIFQGDVFNSQSVRDAIRGQDAIISALGPDNSGSVNDTLAVATRNIVNGARDAEVDKIVSIANSGILQLSPRELRLDSPNYPQYLKKSSREFLDAFEILKTSELDWVVVCPPFMSFSEGNQSYRVSADFLPENGEKISVQDVAEFAFKQLFTSEYSQKRVGIAY